The following are encoded together in the Streptomyces flavofungini genome:
- a CDS encoding response regulator encodes MTATRAFTEQHPIRVFLLDDHEVVRRGLADLLSAEPDIAVVGDADSAERALVRGPALRPDVAVLDVRLADGDGITVCRELRDQLPGLAVLMLTSFDDEEALLDAIMAGAAGYVLKQIKGSDLVSAVRTVASGQSLLDPATTARLMRSLRAEPADAPAVAPELASLSERERDILALIGDGLTNREIGKRLYLSEKTVKNHISRLLSKLGVQRRVQAAVMATQLLPAERDEDGTR; translated from the coding sequence ATGACCGCTACACGCGCCTTCACCGAGCAGCACCCGATCCGCGTCTTCCTGCTGGACGACCACGAAGTCGTGCGGCGTGGCCTGGCCGACCTGCTGAGCGCCGAACCGGACATCGCGGTGGTCGGTGACGCCGACAGCGCCGAACGAGCCCTGGTGCGCGGCCCCGCGCTGCGTCCGGACGTCGCGGTCCTGGACGTACGTCTGGCCGACGGGGACGGCATCACGGTCTGCCGGGAACTGCGCGACCAACTTCCGGGCCTGGCCGTCCTGATGCTGACCTCGTTCGACGACGAGGAAGCACTGCTCGACGCGATCATGGCAGGAGCAGCGGGCTACGTACTCAAACAGATCAAGGGATCCGACCTGGTCTCGGCGGTACGCACCGTCGCCTCCGGCCAGTCCCTGCTCGACCCGGCGACGACCGCGCGGCTGATGCGCTCCCTGCGCGCGGAGCCCGCCGACGCACCCGCCGTCGCACCCGAACTGGCGAGCCTGTCGGAGCGCGAGCGGGACATCCTCGCCCTGATCGGCGACGGCCTCACCAACCGCGAGATCGGCAAGAGGCTCTACCTCTCGGAGAAGACCGTCAAGAACCACATCTCCCGGCTGCTGTCGAAGCTCGGCGTCCAGCGCCGCGTGCAGGCGGCGGTCATGGCCACCCAGCTGCTCCCCGCCGAGCGGGACGAAGACGGCACCCGGTGA
- a CDS encoding cyclic nucleotide-binding domain-containing protein, which translates to MNAPSASSVLRSLPHEHRERLMAAAREVSFPQETRLFSEGGRADRFWIVRTGSIALDMKVPGRRAAVIETLGHGELVGWSWLFGPPVWHLGAETVSPVRAYEFDAAAVRAMSQDDPAFGLTIAHWVGGTLAHRLRSARTRLLDLYAPYGSGSLL; encoded by the coding sequence ATGAACGCTCCGTCCGCATCCAGTGTCCTGCGGTCGCTGCCCCACGAACACCGTGAGCGACTCATGGCTGCCGCCCGCGAGGTCTCGTTCCCCCAGGAGACGCGGCTCTTCTCGGAGGGCGGGCGTGCCGATCGCTTCTGGATCGTGCGCACCGGTTCGATCGCCCTCGACATGAAGGTGCCCGGGCGCCGGGCGGCCGTCATCGAGACCCTCGGACACGGTGAACTGGTCGGCTGGTCCTGGCTGTTCGGGCCGCCCGTGTGGCACCTGGGCGCGGAGACGGTGTCGCCGGTGCGCGCCTACGAGTTCGACGCCGCGGCGGTACGGGCCATGAGCCAGGACGATCCCGCGTTCGGTCTGACGATCGCCCATTGGGTGGGCGGCACCCTCGCCCACCGGCTGCGCTCGGCGCGCACCCGACTGCTGGACCTGTACGCACCGTACGGCAGCGGAAGCCTGCTGTGA
- a CDS encoding universal stress protein: MDRYVTAGVDGSAESLAAAQWAAREARRRNTALRVVHAWRWHPHPASSVPADSGERAVAEHVLSEAVAAVRAAHRGLRIEDRLVSGAPVSALVSAAESSEVLVLGSRGLGRVVGFVVGSVSQRVVAHSPCPVVLVRAGETPAAEDLPAPHGIAPDEPPETPRRDIVLGLDIEHPCDELIEFAFVTAREYGAPLQVVHALRPAPPRAARGEPCPGPELLAAQERAVIAALRPWRAKFPEVSVSETVSEKRAAGVLVHAARTASLVVVGRKESTSHLGSVTHALLHHAACPVAVVPHG, translated from the coding sequence ATGGATCGGTACGTCACCGCGGGTGTCGACGGCTCCGCGGAGAGCCTGGCGGCCGCTCAGTGGGCGGCTCGGGAGGCACGGCGCCGTAACACCGCGTTGCGCGTCGTGCACGCGTGGCGGTGGCACCCGCACCCGGCCTCGTCCGTGCCCGCCGACAGCGGGGAACGGGCGGTCGCCGAACACGTCCTCAGTGAGGCGGTGGCGGCCGTCCGCGCCGCTCACCGCGGGCTGCGGATCGAGGACCGGTTGGTGTCCGGCGCTCCGGTCAGCGCTCTGGTATCGGCCGCCGAGTCCTCGGAGGTGCTGGTCCTCGGGTCGCGCGGACTCGGCCGTGTCGTCGGATTCGTCGTCGGGTCGGTGTCCCAGCGGGTCGTCGCCCACTCCCCGTGCCCGGTGGTGCTCGTCCGTGCGGGCGAGACCCCGGCCGCTGAGGACCTGCCCGCCCCGCACGGCATCGCGCCGGACGAGCCGCCCGAGACCCCCCGTCGGGACATCGTGCTGGGCCTCGACATCGAGCACCCCTGTGACGAGCTCATCGAGTTCGCCTTCGTCACCGCGCGGGAGTACGGCGCCCCGCTGCAGGTCGTCCACGCCCTCCGTCCCGCGCCACCGCGCGCGGCCAGGGGAGAGCCGTGCCCGGGGCCGGAACTGCTCGCGGCCCAGGAACGCGCTGTGATCGCCGCGTTGCGGCCGTGGCGTGCGAAGTTCCCCGAGGTGTCCGTGAGCGAGACCGTCTCCGAGAAACGGGCCGCCGGTGTGCTGGTCCACGCGGCGCGGACGGCCTCCCTCGTCGTCGTGGGGCGCAAGGAGTCCACCAGTCATCTGGGCTCGGTCACCCACGCCCTGTTGCACCACGCCGCCTGCCCGGTGGCCGTCGTGCCGCACGGGTGA
- a CDS encoding universal stress protein, whose protein sequence is MLRAVVVGLDGSPESQAAVEWAAREARLRDLPLTLVSVLEPVPEPVVQAPLMGAETRQHWIDRTPREYAEGLRLRHPGVTVGVRRLSGRPGQLLPQRAREDEALLVLGSRGLSGVAGFLVGSVGLVAVAHADQPVVLVRAGEQAADEHLPDPAGIPSAATPYRPVVLGLDACDPHDAVIGFAFDAAARRSTSLRVVHADPPRRTPAELAGTLRPWARAFPQVAMVDEARSGAAAGHLAAASQDASLVVVGRRIRRAPVGPRIGPVAHSVLHRAASPVAVVPHH, encoded by the coding sequence ATGCTCCGAGCCGTCGTCGTGGGCCTGGACGGCTCGCCCGAGAGCCAGGCCGCCGTCGAGTGGGCGGCCAGGGAAGCGAGACTGCGCGACCTGCCGCTCACTCTCGTGAGCGTCCTGGAGCCCGTCCCGGAGCCGGTCGTGCAAGCGCCGCTGATGGGCGCGGAGACCAGGCAGCACTGGATCGACCGCACACCCCGCGAGTACGCGGAGGGCCTGCGCCTGCGTCACCCCGGTGTCACGGTCGGTGTACGGCGGCTCTCCGGCCGCCCCGGGCAACTTCTGCCGCAACGGGCGCGCGAGGACGAGGCGCTGCTGGTCCTCGGTTCGCGCGGCCTGAGCGGGGTCGCCGGGTTCCTGGTGGGCTCCGTCGGCCTCGTGGCCGTGGCCCACGCCGACCAGCCCGTGGTCCTGGTGCGTGCCGGGGAGCAGGCCGCCGACGAGCACCTGCCGGACCCCGCGGGCATCCCTTCGGCGGCCACCCCGTACCGGCCCGTCGTGCTCGGGCTCGACGCCTGCGACCCGCACGACGCGGTCATCGGCTTCGCCTTCGACGCGGCCGCGCGCCGCTCCACCAGCCTGCGCGTCGTCCACGCGGATCCGCCCCGGAGGACACCGGCCGAGCTGGCCGGAACGTTGCGCCCGTGGGCCCGCGCGTTCCCTCAAGTCGCTATGGTCGACGAGGCCCGATCGGGTGCCGCGGCCGGCCATCTGGCCGCCGCCTCCCAGGACGCGTCCCTCGTCGTGGTCGGCCGCCGGATCCGCCGTGCGCCGGTGGGCCCGCGCATCGGCCCCGTGGCCCACTCCGTGCTCCACCGCGCCGCCTCCCCCGTCGCGGTCGTCCCGCACCACTGA